A segment of the Manis javanica isolate MJ-LG chromosome 17, MJ_LKY, whole genome shotgun sequence genome:
tgaggaagaaaaattgcaaagaacCATCTAAAAGTCTCTGGTCAATATGATACTTAGATACATTATCTATTGaccacaatttttatttttttcagggaaTTAATTAAAAGAATTGGAATCTTTCTAGGATATCCGGAATCTGCCTGAAAGTGAGGAGGCTAAAAAGGTAGTTTTAAGAATTTACCTGGGAAGCAAGGAAGAATACTGACCAGCAAGTCCAAGCTGTTTATGTGGGTCTGGATGTTGTGTGCATCTTCAGAAGGAACTCCCTGGAAGTGCTTCAGTTTGGAACTTCCTGTCTCCCTTATAACCATGGCAAATGGAACCATCCATTTGACACACTTCTCTATATCACACCACTGATACCCTgcaatgaaaattaatttcaggTTCAAGCTGAGGCCAACAGTGTTTTCCAAGTTTAATACACTTTGTGAACAGACTGGAAAGCTAACGTACCTGAAACCTTCTGCATCAATTCAGATGAAGAGAAATGATACAAGGCAGAAGCAGCAAGCACACCATAGGAAAATTCTAAGCAGCCAACATCCAGGACACAGAGATCTAAAAGCTACAAAGAAAAGAACTGAAGTGGATGGTCAACACACATCTCTTCTAGAGCTACTCAATCTAGCGGTGGAGCAAGTAGCCCCACAGATAATGGAGCCACATACCTCTGCAATCTGTATGAAGATTTGCTGGGGATACCGAGGCAGGAGCACTTCATATAAATCATTGAGATATGCAACCTGCATGTACACATTCAGCCAGGACACAGTGGTCAGGGGACTTAAATGCCACTTAAGGGCctaaaggaaaacacagagaaaagagacCCAcggttgaaaaaagaaaaggacatctCTGCTCCCTTTGACACTCTAAAGGAGTTCAAAAATTAGCCATGTTCCATGCCACAGTGTGTCCAGCTGGAGAATACCAAGTCAGATGCAGTCAACACTGAGTGGAGAAGAtattatgtatacattttaacaaggacagaaaaataaaaacctaccTTCATAATGATTAATTCCATGTTAAGAATTTCATCTACTGAACAAGCCCCATCTGTAACATAAGCAAACTGGTGCAACTTTGGAGGATAGATCTCCTaggaggaaataaaaggaagataCCATTAGCAAAAAGCCAATCTCTAATAGTTCTAACTTATAACGTACATCCAAAGTTATTCTATTTAGTATGCTGGCATGGGAAGAGAGGCAGAGGGTACCTTGATGGGATAAATACAGGAGCTATTCCAGTGGTTCAAACATGTTGTGAAAAAATGAAACACCCACCctcaccaaataaataaaaaataagtaaaacttttACTCATTGgctatttttgaaattttcaccTTTTCAAAACCTTTATTAGCAGCATGTTTGAAAGCTGGGTTCATCCACCCTTCTAATCACATCAAAATTCTAATCCTGTATGTCAAAGTTCACGTTTTTTCACTTAAAGGAACAACATTAagctaagcattttatatacacactacttctctttcttcctggttaATTTCTAGCCTTTTTTTTTCGCATGTGTCATTAACTTAGAAGGCCTCAAATTAGAAAAGTTTAGACAAATAGTTGACCAATTTCCCTCATCTCAGTGGAACTCATGAAACAGTATGTGCTTtataacaaatatttgaaaattatttaccTCAAGTTTGGCAGcaataaataaagatgaaatcCCAATAAGCTGTAAAAGTGTCTTTACAACATCTTGTTGTGTTGCCATATACCGATCAAAGAAGTCCTGTGCCAAGTAAAATGTCTCTCTGTGAAGTTTATAGACTTCACACACCTGAAAAAAATACTAAGTTTTAGAACAGTTActtgaggagaaaagaaaaagaacaaaaacttgCCATGAGTTTTGGTGATGGACAAGATAACCAAACTGAGAGCGAGAACTTAGCTTTGCTGAAAAGGTGGTTACCTTGCTTGTCCCTAAACACGTGAACAACAGAGAACTGGAACTCAGATATGAAGATTAATTTTTCTGTGATCTATGTAATAGTAAAAGCAGATTTCATAGGCTGGGGAAGGAAGACATGCTCACATGATGGTGAAAGCAGCATTTTCATGGAAAAActattaattttctcaaagaatggaACCCTTTGTAAGTTTCACTGACTTGCAGAAAGAACTAACATATTTCTTCATAACCAGATAATATCAGTACAAAAGTTTACAAGCTGGAATGTACATTTATTTAAAGACtacaacattttaaaacaccGTTCATCTGTTAATCACAAgatgcaaatttttttttaaaaaaagcattaaacaaaagaCTCAGAGACCTTGGTTCTAACGTAGGCTCTCACTTGGACTAACTCATTTATCTCAGGTTATCTCAAACTATAAAACAAGGATAGTATCTACATCTTGCCTACCTCACAGGACTGCTATGAGGTATAGTGAAACAGTACACATGATGAAGTTGAAAAGGACCAGGGAAATACTAGACCTCAGTTCATCACCATCCTCAAATGTCTGATTATATTTGTTCCTGAATAGGACATCCCATATCAGTGCAATTCAAAGGGTTAATAAGACTCAAGTTCACCTCCATTAACCAGTCCAGAAGAATCGCTCGCATTTTAGGCTGCAGAAGGGGGTGCCGCTGCATAAAGTGCTTATCCCGTAAGTATATCTTTTCCTTGTTTAGCATAATTTTCCAAACCTCCTCTCTATTCGCCCagctataaaaaacaaaaccaagagaaaaaacaaaagacaggTGTCAGTATGTACCAATACTAATGAGGTGAGAGTGAGATCACAGAGCAAGAGATCTGGCACAGCTGGTCAACTTACTTTAGTACAGGCAGCGGGGAGGCTCTGGATGGCATGAAACTCGGAGGCTCATTTGCAGAACTTGGGTACCCCAGCTCATCCTCTTCTTTGTCAGGTGTGGGAATCAAGGAGCAGGGGTTTTCACAGGCTGCATTACTGTCCCAaggctgtgaaaaaaaaaagttttaaatgtttgatgCACACCAGctatttttatatgcactgatTTGTAGAATAGcccataaaacagaaaatatcttcACACTGGAGAGTAAGCTACAGGCCTACATAAATATTCTGGCCTAAACTGAGATGAAGATGGCATAGATAtgtaaaagccacagtaatgaccACCTTACATTTCATTTCTGTCATTAGCTTTAGTCTATGcagtaaatacctaggaaaacTACCAAGTCAGTAGCATTTTATCCTCTCTATCATCACCCTTATTATGAGGTGCTTGAGAAGCAAAATGGACCAGGAGTAAGAAAAAATGCAGTTATTACACtaccaaaaactaaaaatgaatacaAACCCATTTGCAGCTCAGTAAGATACTGGGCATGACTTCTGAAGTGTGTTGTAGTTATTTAATCACAATTCAAAGGTATGGTTTTTAACAGGGACAACTGAACTACTACCTTTTCTTACAAGTGAAAGAATTTTCAATTCAAGTATTTATGTAAACACTCCACATTCACaagtataaaagataaaaaatgcaaACTGGTGGCCATCTATATTTAAAGTCTcccattttaaaacaaagtctaCCAAATGTGACATATTCCTTTAGTTGTCGGGAAGGACTAGTCAAATAAATTACATAATGGGaaccttctgtttttcttaaaacaaaacagaaagagtaTCTGCCTAGTTAAACCCAAATCAAGCAATGATGACTGAACATACTGGAAGACCTGTGGAGAAAGAGCCTAGATACTCCTGAAGACTTTTTTGAATACCACCCCACAAGCTTTGCACAGGGTAACTCAAATAACTAACACCTGAACAAGCCACCAAAGCaatatgcttttcttttaaagattccAGATATTCAGTTTTATTCAATTTTCAGTATTTGGAAAAACACTAAAGGTTATCTTGCCctttagaaaattttctttttaaagttactgTTTATCATCCTAACTCTAAAAAGAAGTCTATGATTGATTCCAAAAATCACAAAATAGTGATTTGTTGAAGATATGGCAAGTAACAATCCCACCAGCATGGAATCCCTGTGAAAATCTGAGACTCctggcatttttttaaagcagatcaTTAATGCTgactaaataaagaaaagagacaaCTAAGATGACTGTACCTGAACTGGAAATGCGGGCTCTAAGTGTGAGCCTAGAAGACATAGTACAGAGTGGCTATCACAGCACACCGGCCAGTTTCAGAAGAAGCTAGGGCACTTTCAGTGTACTAAGAAGAGCAAAGCAGGATAAAGCCCTTGTACACACAATGTGCAAGAACTGGGCATGCAAATTAACCACGAGAGCTCTTGACAACAGCTGTTCAAGAAAGGCAACCTTCTCTTCCAGTTCCATTATCATGGGCTGGTAGCATTACCTTAACTCAAAAAGGCTCACATTACAACTGCTTCAAGTTGCTCTTCATTCAAGAATGAACTCTAGTTTTGAAGGCAGAGGCTGGGTGCCACCCTCTACAGCCAGATGGCTGAAATAGTTGAGAGCAGGCCTTTGCAGATAAAGTGATAGCAGTTCCCCACCTGCAGTTCACAGACAGATTGGGTGAACCACAAGCAGACATAAATGATTGATTCTGAGTTGGCCTTTTTAGGAACCAGTATATGAAGCAAAATAATGTCTTTCAACTTGAGTATTAACATgtttcaaaggaagaaatatcaGTCTGACTTTAGGAAGGAATGTGAGAATAGCAAGAGACCAGTTTTGACTATTCCTAACCACCCCCTGACTCTTTATGCCACTTTTAATTGAGAATATAACTATGTTATGCAAAATTACATTCTGAGAACTAATAGAAAAGTCCAGGATTCCCCGTCAATGAAAAAGTAAGGTCTCATGCAAAAAGTaaacaacaaaatgggtatgttAAATGGACTTTAGataaaagaatattcttttcattAAGAAAGGCCTAAGGTAAGAATCAAAGGTTCCATGTGGTCTTGATGAAGCAGTTACACAGAGCATAGCATGACAGCTACAGGGAGCTCAAGGCTGTCATACAAAATTATTTGTACTTAATAGGCAAACAGGTTGTGTTACTCCAAAATTTTAACTTCATGaatatacacagaaaaataaGGAGAGACATTAATTGCTCCACAAATAGATGGATAGTATTCAAGCTGTCTACTCTACAAAAATGTGCAGAAATATGTTGTCATTAATCTCTAGACAGCCATGAAAATGCCTTCTAGTGGGAAATGACATGCCTATTCATATATCACAGCTACCAATGCTCTGCAGTCTTGGGATAGGGCCATAGCCCCATCTTGGGCACCTGAGGCACTGCTCAGGTTACCTTTGAGGACAGAAACTAATCTAAAACTCAGAGAACTTAGTATGACGGCTTTGCTTCATCCTAGGTAGGAAATTTCAATTCAAAACACAACGGGAAAATAAACAATCTTGAATTTCACAAAACAGAGATCCATTTTCTAATACCCACAAAAGTCACCTTGCTTCTTGTTTgtatggtttttgttttctaaggggagaaaaaaacccaCTTAGGATGTAgtatcttattttctttcctaaacagaagtattttttcttctaatagaGAAAGAAATCATCAAACCCTTGTTCAATATTCAGTGGAACTTCCTATGCTAGCTACTAGGGTCTTACATGTGACAACTGCTGTTGCAAACAATGTGGCCCATCCACTACTTTGAAGCCCTTCACTCTTCACCCAGCTGCTACGGTTATTGTTCATGGCTCCTACAAAGTGATATATTGCCCCTTGCTAACCTGTCTGGGACCACTGTCCTTAGCTCAAATACTATTATTACTGCTCAGCTTTTATCTGTGATAGGGTCAGAAGGCCTGACAAGCTAGTCTGAAGATAGGCTGCTTCCCCTACTGGAGCCATAACTACAGTCCCCAGCCATTTCTGGAGGTACAGAGATAATACAAGCCTTTTCTGCTATGAACTTCTGATATTATAATGATATCACGAGCGTGCCGGAAATTAGGCAGGAACGCTATAATGGAGGAGCAAGAGAAATGGACTAGtcaacttaaaaaatgtattgagacACATATCATTACACAGAATTCCACTAATACTCTGGCCAAGGTGAGGTCAAGCCCCAGACAACAGTGATCACTGTACGTAATTGCTGGATGGACTGGAAGAACTTCCAGAAAGCGGAGGAAAGTTTGAAACCTGGGAGAgagtgggagggggaagggaggtcCTTAAGCACCATGATGAAAAAACACAAGTATAGATAGGGGGAAATTCTTTGCTTATGAACACACACAAACCCTCATCATCATAGTAACCCAAAGAACTGTGTGTCAGGGGCACTCCGCTCTAGGTCACCAGCCTAGAGAAAAGGCTATAGGACAGACTCTGCCTCTGACCTGTACAGGACTCTGGATACCTTCTTTCTCCAAGTATCAGTTTCTTCAAGGGCAAAAGTAGAGGACTGAGTTATTTGATGTCCATTCTGAATCTTGCAGACATCAGTGCATATTTGTAATCTCAGGGGTGTGGGTCAGGAACACAAGACCCTTCTGGAATCCCAAAGCTGGCAGAGGTCAGTGCCCACAGACAGGCAGAGTGCTCAGCCATATGGACTATGGTCAtagttagagagagaaaaagccttCAGCAGGAGGCAAGGGGATATGAGACTCAATCTGACCCACAAAGAGCAGAAGGCCCTTCCCCTGGGCCCGATCAGCAAGTGTACCTACCTGACTGCCACACTGGCTTCTCACAGTCCTGGCAATTTTGGCAATTTCTTCATCTGGATCCTGCAAAAACTGACATACAACAATCCCCACCCACCAAGGAAACACACCAAATAGcccacaaacaaaaacagagagagagaagaaaaagacagttGGTTAGATTATGAGCACCATCACTGAAAACGCACCCTCTTAACCCCCTCTCAGTAGTATGTGGGCAGAGCACTGTCTGGTACCCAGGTAATACGGTGTGGGGGGAATCCTCCCCCACCTGTCTCCTTTGTACTCACAACGGCCACATTTGCCTTCCTTTTCCTGGAGCGAACAGAGACATCAGTGCCACATTCCTCTTTCATGGTGCCCTGTTCCTTCGCATCCCTGCACAGCCGAATGGCACAGAGGTGAGGGTGAGTTCTCCCCAAATCTTGGCTCGCCCCTCCCCCACCGCTGCACACCTCTCCTCTGAAGCCGCAGGCCActcacctctccctcctctctctcggCATGGCGCAGGGCGTGGGGTCAGACCGCAGGCCTGGGGGACGAAGCGGGCAGTGGGGCAAGGAGGGCTGGCGGAGGGGTCCAGGGCCCCCGGCCTGCCCCGGACACCCCTCCCCCCCTCCTgcgcgggcggcggcgggagCCTCCCGGGCCGGTCGGGAAAATGGCCGATAGGCCCGGGGTGGCCTGTCACCCGCGGCGCCTCCGACATCCCGCGAGCCGGGTCCGAAcccggggtggggggaggctcGGACATCCCCGAAACTCCCGCCGGCCCGTCGCCTCCCTCCGAGGCCGGGCTGCCTCAGCCTCCCCCTCAACATCTCCCCCTAGATTGTCTCTGAGCCACCCTATCGGGGCACCCCGCGCTGACGCCCCTGGAGACCCGGCGACTCGGCttcgccccacccccaccccaccccggccCGGCCGGGTGCCCTAGGAGTCTCGCCGCCCCCCGTCCCGCAGCCCGTGGCGGGGCCCTCACCCGAAGCCGTCTCCGCGGCAGGTAGGCGGCACGAGCCGAGGCCGGAGGCAGCCGGTAGAGCGAGCGGGAGGCCGGGAGGCGGGAggcgggaggcggcggcgggccgAGCGCGCGGCGGTGGCGGGATCCGCGCCTGCCCCCTACACCGCGCTGGCGGCCGAGCCGGCTGCTCCTGCGCCCGGCTAAGAGCGGGACATTTAAAAATCCCTGCGCGCGGAACCGGCCCCCGGCCCGCCTTCGCGCCCTCCCGCCACCCTCTGCCCCGCCCCGGCCGGCTCCGAGCCCCTCAGCGGCTGCTCCGGGGCCCAGGCCCGCCCAACAGCCGCCCTCGGGACCGCCCCGCCGCGGCGCCGGCCGGCCAGGGAGCTGCGGGCCGCAGGGGCGGGGTTAAGTGACAGGGCCTGCGCGTCGGAGGGGCGGGCCGAGCCGTGGCGGGGCCTGCGCGGCCGGAGCCCGCGCGGGGCGGGACGCGGGAGCCCGGCTGGCGCGCGCGGGGCGGGGTGGGGCCGCGCCGGGCGCCGGGCGTTCTGGCGTGAGCGCAGGGAGGGGCGGGTCGCGGGGCTACAGGGGCGGGGCCGAGCAGCGCCGGAGCGGCAAAAAGCCGCGTGGCCCGTGAGGGTGGAATGTAAACACCGCGGGTGGCGAGGGTCCGGGTCCCCGCAGGGGTGCAGCAGCGGTTTGGACCGGAGGACCCGCTGTCCCTCGGAAGCTACGCGCGCGCACTATCCCACCTTGCACGTCCTCCCGGCCCCTGAGACGCAGGGTTCCGGGCCATGAGTCAGGGCGGGGATGCgcatgtgcccaaggtcacagcgcCTGGTCGCAGGGCCTAGAACCCGGGCCTTTGCCCGAAGGGTCCGAGGCCCCTTAGCTCTCGTGGAGAACAGCTTTTATTCTGCGAagcacatccatccatccatccattcattcattcattcatgtaataGTTGAGCACCTTGCAGGTGTGCCCCTCTACCACAAGCTCTTCCCTAAGCGTCAGAAAACCTTTCTGACCCTCAGATTCCACGCAGCCCTCTAGCTTAAAGCTTTATGCGTGTCTCCCCTCAGCCTTGGGATCAAAGGCATGCTCCCCGCACTGACTCACCGGGCTCCACATGAACTGTCTCTGGCCGGGTCTCAGACCGTCCCCTTCAACTCCTTCCCTCACAGCACCTCCCTCTACCGGCTGTCCTTGGGGACTCGGAGCTTGTTCCCTGCTCTGGCTCCCTGAGGCAGCTCATCTTTCGGGAGA
Coding sequences within it:
- the CCNE1 gene encoding G1/S-specific cyclin-E1 isoform X2; translated protein: MPRERRERDAKEQGTMKEECGTDVSVRSRKRKANVAVFLQDPDEEIAKIARTVRSQCGSQPWDSNAACENPCSLIPTPDKEEDELGYPSSANEPPSFMPSRASPLPVLNWANREEVWKIMLNKEKIYLRDKHFMQRHPLLQPKMRAILLDWLMEVCEVYKLHRETFYLAQDFFDRYMATQQDVVKTLLQLIGISSLFIAAKLEEIYPPKLHQFAYVTDGACSVDEILNMELIIMKALKWHLSPLTTVSWLNVYMQVAYLNDLYEVLLPRYPQQIFIQIAELLDLCVLDVGCLEFSYGVLAASALYHFSSSELMQKVSGYQWCDIEKCVKWMVPFAMVIRETGSSKLKHFQGVPSEDAHNIQTHINSLDLLVSILPCFPGQSPSKESHIV
- the CCNE1 gene encoding G1/S-specific cyclin-E1 isoform X1, producing the protein MPRERRERDAKEQGTMKEECGTDVSVRSRKRKANVAVFLQDPDEEIAKIARTVRSQCGSQPWDSNAACENPCSLIPTPDKEEDELGYPSSANEPPSFMPSRASPLPVLNWANREEVWKIMLNKEKIYLRDKHFMQRHPLLQPKMRAILLDWLMEVCEVYKLHRETFYLAQDFFDRYMATQQDVVKTLLQLIGISSLFIAAKLEEIYPPKLHQFAYVTDGACSVDEILNMELIIMKALKWHLSPLTTVSWLNVYMQVAYLNDLYEVLLPRYPQQIFIQIAELLDLCVLDVGCLEFSYGVLAASALYHFSSSELMQKVSGYQWCDIEKCVKWMVPFAMVIRETGSSKLKHFQGVPSEDAHNIQTHINSLDLLDKAQAKKAILSEQNRISPLPSGVLTPPQSSKKQSSGQGPTE